A DNA window from Engraulis encrasicolus isolate BLACKSEA-1 chromosome 3, IST_EnEncr_1.0, whole genome shotgun sequence contains the following coding sequences:
- the b3galt8 gene encoding beta-1,3-galactosyltransferase 2, protein MRVHSLAKYLLLVGFITFLVNAFLKTGYFDSKNNDKQTPITADLFKVISPSTYRFILNQPAACEQNPDLVLLVPVAPGDSESRNAVRGTWGKRDVVPNKKIIKLFFIGVLEGEQNDKVNDGLTRENLLHGDIILMDFLDSYHNLTVKTMMMMSWIANYCRSASYVMKIDADIFLNIYYLINFLPFPPKANFITGSVINDGAPRRNAKSKWYLSEEVYPDSTFPPYLSGAGYVFTTDLAAKISLAPSRYVRPIPMEDVYVGLCLKKVGVRPVYGRSMFWLRNLFEVRHLPYDRCAFAKLIIVTDFPPAELLRTWSDFEKEHDAC, encoded by the coding sequence ATGAGAGTTCACAGTTTAGCAAAATATCTACTTCTCGTCGGATTTATAACTTTTCTGGTGAATGCCTTTTTGAAGACGGGATACTTTGACTCGAAGAACAACGACAAGCAAACGCCAATTACCGCTGACCTGTTCAAAGTGATATCTCCTTCAACTTACAGGTTCATTTTGAATCAACCTGCAGCGTGTGAACAGAATCCGGACCTCGTTTTGCTGGTCCCAGTGGCGCCTGGCGATAGCGAGTCGAGGAACGCTGTTAGGGGGACATGGGGAAAACGGGATGTGGTCCCAAATAAGAAGATAATCAAACTATTTTTCATCGGAGTCTTGGAAGGCGAACAAAACGACAAGGTCAACGATGGCCTCACACGAGAAAACCTTTTGCATGGCGATATCATTCTCATGGATTTTTTGGACAGCTACCACAACCTGACGGTGaagaccatgatgatgatgagctgGATTGCCAATTATTGTCGGAGTGCCTCTTATGTTATGAAGATTGACGCAGATATCTTTCTCAACATCTATTACCTGATTAACTTTTTGCCTTTTCCACCAAAAGCCAATTTCATCACCGGGTCGGTCATCAATGATGGCGCGCCTCGAAGGAATGCAAAGAGCAAATGGTATCTGTCAGAAGAGGTGTACCCGGATTCCACATTTCCCCCTTATCTTTCAGGGGCTGGATACGTGTTCACAACAGACCTCGCCGCAAAAATATCCTTGGCTCCATCAAGATATGTGCGTCCGATTCCAATGGAGGACGTTTATGTGGGATTGTGTCTCAAAAAAGTTGGTGTCAGGCCGGTGTATGGCAGAAGTATGTTTTGGTTGAGAAATCTTTTTGAAGTGCGCCACTTGCCCTATGACAGGTGCGCTTTCGCCAAACTTATCATAGTCACAGACTTCCCCCCTGCCGAGCTGCTGAGAACTTGGTCAGATTTTGAGAAAGAACATGATGCATGCTGA